From a single Verrucomicrobiota bacterium genomic region:
- a CDS encoding TIGR04255 family protein, with protein MSETELKLTSAPIVEAVVDFACDMPPTFKLAALEKAARDCFCGQYPIFRGKFIQETKIAAKPNTSPQMSIRNDIQAFQFLHNDKKQLVQVRTQGFSFNRLAPYTSLDEYLPEIERAWKLFVGLTSPVQVRCIQLRYINRILLPMETGQVQWSDYIKLAPRLPDEEKLAFTGFLNHHTAIETDTGNHVNVVLTTQPREKDKLPIIFDNRAASSMATAPDDWACLLEKIVSLRALKNRIFKKTLTEKCLSLFQQQ; from the coding sequence ATGAGTGAAACAGAATTGAAACTGACAAGCGCACCGATAGTAGAGGCGGTGGTAGATTTTGCTTGCGACATGCCGCCAACATTCAAACTTGCGGCACTGGAAAAGGCTGCGCGCGACTGTTTTTGTGGCCAGTACCCCATATTTCGTGGCAAATTTATCCAAGAGACCAAAATTGCAGCGAAACCGAATACGTCACCTCAGATGTCTATCCGCAATGACATTCAAGCATTTCAATTCCTGCACAACGACAAGAAACAACTCGTGCAGGTACGAACACAGGGTTTTTCGTTTAACCGTTTGGCACCGTACACAAGTTTAGACGAATATTTGCCGGAAATCGAGCGAGCGTGGAAGTTATTCGTTGGACTGACTTCACCTGTGCAAGTCCGGTGTATCCAACTGCGGTATATAAATCGTATCCTGCTGCCGATGGAGACTGGTCAGGTACAGTGGAGTGATTACATTAAGCTTGCCCCGCGTTTACCTGATGAAGAAAAGCTAGCATTCACAGGATTCCTCAACCACCATACTGCGATAGAGACGGATACAGGAAACCACGTCAACGTTGTCCTGACTACTCAACCACGGGAAAAAGACAAGCTCCCCATTATTTTCGATAATCGTGCAGCGAGTTCTATGGCCACCGCTCCCGACGATTGGGCTTGTCTTCTGGAAAAGATTGTGTCATTAAGAGCCTTGAAGAATCGAATATTTAAAAAAACACTAACTGAAAAATGCCTGAGCCTGTTTCAGCAACAATAG